A segment of the Desulfobacterales bacterium genome:
GCTATTTGATGTAACCCTGCTTTTTCCATAGTTCGATATAGTCTTTATTAGTGAGCATACTATCTGGGTACTCTTCCCATCTTCGTCCATCAATTACATTTTCTTTATTCCCGCCAACACCACCCTTCGTTCCAAAAGAACTCCAATGTTTAAATAGAAAAGATATTCCAGCTTTTTTTGTAATGTCTCGTAAGTGTCTAACCCATTCTGCCTCCATAGGACGAGCAGCTGGCCCAGCCTCACCTCCAACTACAATTAAATCTATGCCTTTCGGATCAAATTCGGGAATCTTCTCTAGCAATGGTTCAAATATAATAAATTTATTTAAAGCCCCACAAGTCTTCAAAGCATCCAGTCTTTCCATGTAATTAGAGGATTCAATGGTCACTCCTGACCAAATACAGGGCTTCCACGGTAATTGTGGCCCGAGATCAGCAAGTCGTTTCGATCTTTTTGTACAGAGAATAAACCTATGTGTGGGAATGTGCCCCATTATTTCAAATGTTTGAAAAATAAGATCATTCGATAATAAAAATTTATCATCAATTTTTTGATCGAAGAAACTATCACTACGATCTGTAACCCAAATCCTTTTTGGAATATTTAAATCATCAGATAAAAACAGTGGGTTGTTAATATCTAATTGATCTTCGTGAACCCTAAAATTAAACGGATCTGCCATCTCGTTAAAGGGATATTTTTTTTTCATGACTTTCAAAGAGTAGTGAGCCCAACAGTTTTCACAGCCTTTCGATATTTTTGAACAGCCTGTCCAGGGCTCCCATCTATGTGTACTTAAATTCGTAACTTGATTATTTCTTGACATATTCCTCCTCTTTTTAGTGAATGTTGTTGTTAAAGTTAAGAAAAATTTTATTAATCGCCTTTTTATCCATCTGCATAATTGTCCATTTCGTGGGTACAAGCTGTCCTCTATCGTTTATTTTCCCAAAAGTTGGGTAATAAACTTTTTCTGTATATTTTTTAGAAAAAACAAACCCTAATTTCAAATATGGGGTTGTAAGCACAAAACCCCGAAATGTTTCATAGCGGCATAAATAGATGAGTTGCCATCTATAAAACGTCCGTTTTATTTACTGTCTGCCTTGCAATTGTCAAATTACTGAATATCCACTGAACGAGAGTAAATTTATTTGGTAAAAAAAACTATGTTAATAATGAAACCAAATCTACGAATAAATTAATTGCATCATGGAAGATAGCCTATAGATAGCTTTGTGATGCCTATGAAACATTTCGGGGTTTTGTGCTTACAACCCCAATATGAAAGAAGATGCACTTTCCATTAACTCTGCTATGATGGCGCACAAAGATCATTATAAATCTGAGCATATAAATCGTTTGTCTAAAAGTGGATACAATATTGAACCAATATATCTTCATACACCGGAGAGGATTGAAGCGTTTTTATTATTTTTCAAAATAGCACTTCAATTATTAGTTCTTATCGA
Coding sequences within it:
- a CDS encoding DUF5131 family protein, which codes for MSRNNQVTNLSTHRWEPWTGCSKISKGCENCWAHYSLKVMKKKYPFNEMADPFNFRVHEDQLDINNPLFLSDDLNIPKRIWVTDRSDSFFDQKIDDKFLLSNDLIFQTFEIMGHIPTHRFILCTKRSKRLADLGPQLPWKPCIWSGVTIESSNYMERLDALKTCGALNKFIIFEPLLEKIPEFDPKGIDLIVVGGEAGPAARPMEAEWVRHLRDITKKAGISFLFKHWSSFGTKGGVGGNKENVIDGRRWEEYPDSMLTNKDYIELWKKQGYIK